In Porites lutea chromosome 1, jaPorLute2.1, whole genome shotgun sequence, a single genomic region encodes these proteins:
- the LOC140948957 gene encoding uncharacterized protein, whose translation MCNKQHPTSLHNPDGIKKSNDKGDKNQPQDKHRVSSNHTAICNITEAGDVPINMGILLVWLFQKSNPAKKIRVYALLDNASGGTFVNESAAKALGFEGSSTDLTLTTIHGTHSVTSKAIEGLVVANVKDESARLELPRTFTRNIIPADRSEIPRPDVISRMSHLKDVSAELPPYMEGVEVGLLIGLNCPSALRPREIVYGGESDPYAVRSLLGWYINGPFYTPCHSSILTCNRIYLNQQDTSSPRGYVVSQRTVKEQITPQAVVRMFELDFSEKEKGISMSREDIKFYETVETGIVHLEDLHYEMPLPFKHKNTQLPNNYAQAEKRLNSLKKRLMSDDKYYTDYCSFMSDIISKGYARKVDDDLKDQLGRTWYLPHHGIYHPQKPTKIRVVFDCSASFEGHSLNDKLLQGPDLSSNLVGVLNRFRQEKYGFMADIEKMFFQVRVRKEDQSFLRFVWWPNGDLQKEAEEYCMTVHLFGAVSSPTCANYALKRTADDNEDEYGSEAANTLRRNFYVDDVLKSASTEDETIKLAKDTTAVCQNGGCNLTKFVGNTERIISSIPAYHQLNPSRTQSRTGEEPHTWPGQVTHRKRVRSYLVY comes from the coding sequence ATGTGCAACAAGCAGCATCCAACGTCACTACACAACCCTGATGGAATTAAGAAATCGAACGACAAAGGTGACAAGAACCAACCTCAAGATAAACATCGAGTTAGTAGCAATCACACTGCCATCTGCAACATAACTGAAGCTGGAGATGTGCCGATTAACATGGGTATATTGCTAGTGTGGTTGTTTCAAAAGAGTAATCCAGCGAAGAAAATACGAGTTTATGCTTTACTGGACAATGCCAGCGGTGGAACGTTTGTGAATGAAAGTGCAGCTAAGGCTCTCGGCTTTGAAGGAAGTAGCACTGACCTCACTCTTACTACAATCCATGGAACACACAGCGTAACGTCGAAGGCCATTGAAGGATTAGTCGTAGCTAATGTCAAGGACGAGAGTGCAAGGTTAGAGTTGCCCAGAACTTTCACGCGAAACATCATTCCAGCGGACCGCAGTGAAATACCACGACCTGATGTAATCAGTAGGATGTCTCATTTGAAGGATGTTAGTGCCGAACTTCCCCCCTACATGGAAGGTGTTGAAGTGGGTCTTCTTATCGGATTAAACTGTCCAAGTGCCCTACGGCCAAGAGAAATTGTTTACGGTGGAGAATCAGATCCATATGCCGTACGGTCGCTGCTCGGATGGTACATAAACGGTCCTTTCTATACTCCCTGTCACAGTAGCATCTTAACGTGCAACAGAATTTATCTTAATCAGCAAGACACCTCATCCCCGCGAGGATATGTAGTCTCTCAAAGGACGGTTAAGGAACAGATAACACCGCAGGCAGTTGTACGAATGTTTGAACTTGACTTCTCCGAAAAGGAAAAGGGAATATCAATGTCGCGCGAAGACATCAAGTTCTACGAGACTGTGGAAACTGGTATCGTTCACCTCGAGGACTTGCACTATGAAATGCCCCTCCCTTTCAAACATAAGAACACTCAGCTCCCAAACAACTATGCTCAAGCTGAGAAGCGCCTGAACAGCCTCAAGAAACGTCTAATGTCTGATGACAAGTATTACACGGATTACTGCAGCTTTATGTCTGATATCATTTCGAAAGGGTACGCTCGGAAGGTGGATGACGATCTTAAAGATCAGTTGGGCAGAACCTGGTACCTGCCGCATCACGGAATTTATCACCCGCAAAAGCCAACGAAAATACGCGTGGTGTTTGATTGCTCGGCCTCATTCGAAGGACACTCCTTGAATGACAAATTGCTCCAGGGACCGGATCTCAGCAGTAACTTAGTCGGTGTTCTTAACAGGTTCCGGCAAGAAAAGTATGGTTTTATGGCAGACATTGAAAAAATGTTCTTTCAAGTAAGAGTAAGGAAGGAAGATCAAAGTTTTCTCAGGTTTGTATGGTGGCCAAACGGAGATTTACAGAAGGAGGCAGAAGAGTATTGCATGACAGTGCATTTGTTCGGTGCAGTATCATCCCCTACATGCGCTAATTATGCACTTAAACGCACTGCTGACGACAACGAAGATGAGTATGGGTCAGAAGCGGCCAACACCCTGAGAAGGAACTTTTATGTGGACGACGTTCTCAAATCGGCAAGCACAGAAGATGAGACTATTAAGCTAGCAAAGGACACCACAGCAGTTTGCCAAAATGGTGGATGTAACTTAACCAAGTTTGTGGGAAACACAGAGCGTATCATCAGCTCAATCCCAGCGTATCATCAGCTCAATCCCTCAAGAACACAGAGCAGAACTGGTGAAGAACCTCACACTTGGCCAGGACAAGTTACCCATAGAAAGAGGGTTAGGAGTTATTTGGTGTATTGA